In Solanum stenotomum isolate F172 chromosome 6, ASM1918654v1, whole genome shotgun sequence, one DNA window encodes the following:
- the LOC125868599 gene encoding uncharacterized protein LOC125868599 codes for MELCNGTRAYGYKEKLDMGLKRVFKAFRNTKPYWSQKDIRSNKLKELLTIGLVLTLPVEGEGFTMHSDTSRIGVPQNSIGVDSIWVIINRFTKSTYFLPIQSPFNSKRLARIYIHKVIHLHVVLVSIISDWGTQFTSCFKQNSQDELGTRVDFSTALHPQNDAQLEKFGGQGDIFLPFTLFAYNNNYHSSIQKASFKLHRYVPNESHVLQYDAVELDDYLTFVEEPVAILDIDVR; via the exons ATGGAGTTGTGCAATGGAACAAGAGCTTATGGCTATAAGGAAAAATTGGACATGGGACTAAAAAGGGTGTTCAAGGCATTCAGAAACACAAAACCATATTGGTCCCAAAAGGATATTCGCAGCAACAAG CTCAAGGAGTTGCTGACTATTGGTCTTGTATTGACTCTTCCTGTTGAGGGTGAGGGCTTCACAATGCATTCTGACACATCTCGCATTG GTGTGCCCCAGAATTCTATAGGTGTTGAtagcatttgggtcatcattAATCGATTTACCAAATCAACATACTTCCTCCCTATTCAGTCTCCATTCAATTCAAAGAGATTAGCCCGTATCTACATTCATAAGGTGATCCATCTTCATGTTGTGCTGGTCTCCATTATATCAGAttggggtactcaatttacttcttGCTTTAAGCAGAATTCTCAGGATGAGTTGGGCACTCGTGTTGACTTTAGCACAGCTTTACACCCACAAAATGATGCTCAGTTGGAGA AGTTCGGAGGTCAAGGGGATATCTTTTTGCCTTTTACACTATTTGCATATAACAACAACTACCATTCTAGCATTCAGAAGGCCTCATTCAag TTGCATCGGTATGTTCCTAACGAGTCACATGTGCTTCAGTATGATGCAGTAGAATTGGATGATTACTTGACCTTTGTGgaggagccagttgccattCTTGACATAGATGTGCGGTGA